From one Silene latifolia isolate original U9 population unplaced genomic scaffold, ASM4854445v1 scaffold_187, whole genome shotgun sequence genomic stretch:
- the LOC141638142 gene encoding ervatamin-C-like, translating to MIDKFEQWIARHSREYKSVTEKEKRFRIFEENMKSIEKFNNDGAANKSYKQGPNAFTDMTIQEFQATYTGYKAHYKSSSTINSTLFGNNNKALKKSIDWRQHGVVTPVKQQAIAAFSTVGAVEGVYKITTGKLVSFSEQELVDCLHPDGCGRVGDMKEAFKYISEKGIFTEQQYPYVGKAGKCRTGPNLVKISGYSGFSNGSNLLMEALKAQPISLGINSRAKGFNHYSSGVYNGGCGTNLLEITILRLLTIVS from the exons ATGATCGACAAGTTCGAGCAATGGATTGCTCGCCACAGTCGTGAGTATAAAAGTGTAACCGAGAAAGAAAAGCGTTTTCGTATATTCGAAGAAAATATGAAAAGTATAGAGAAATTTAATAACGATGGAGCGGCTAATAAGTCGTACAAACAAGGACCAAATGCGTTTACGGACATGACCATTCAAGAGTTTCAAGCAACTTATACGGGTTACAAGGCACACTACAAATCATCAAGCACAATTAACTCTACGTTATTTGGCAATAATAATAAGGCTTTGAAAAAATCAATTGATTGGAGACAACATGGCGTTGTCACACCCGTAAAACAGCAAGCGATTGCG GCATTCTCCACCGTTGGGGCGGTAGAAGGGGTTTACAAAATCACAACTGGAAAACTGGTCTCATTCTCAGAACAAGAACTCGTCGACTGCCTTCACCCAGACGGTTGTGGTCGTGTCGGGGACATGAAAGAGGCATTTAAGTATATCAGTGAGAAAGGCATATTCACAGAACAACAGTACCCTTACGTTGGCAAGGCAGGCAAATGTAGAACTGGCCCCAACTTAGTTAAAATCTCGGGCTACTCAGGCTTTTCAAATGGCTCAAATTTGCTAATGGAGGCCTTGAAAGCGCAACCTATATCTTTGGGTATTAATTCTCGTGCAAAAGGATTCAACCATTACTCTAGCGGAGTTTATAACGGTGGATGTGGGACTAATTTGTTGGAGATAACCATACTCAGATTGTTAACCATAGTCAGTTAG